One Campylobacterota bacterium DNA segment encodes these proteins:
- the ychF gene encoding redox-regulated ATPase YchF, giving the protein MGLSIGLVGLPNVGKSTTFNALTKAQNAEAANYPFCTIEPNKATVPVPDVRLDELAKIVNPERIQHSTLDFVDIAGLVKGASKGEGLGNKFLSNIRETEVILQIVRCFDDENIVHTEGRIDPLQDVEIIENELIFADIEVLTNRIERLKKQAKNDKEAAAMVEFAEELAEFLAEGNLARNFPKADSEMFEKLNSEVRMLSAKEIMYGANVDEDGLSEDNDYVVRLREHAAKNGCEVIKLCAKIEEELVGMEDDERNEFLRDMGVEESGLEQIIRKGFDKLGLMSYFTAGVKEVRAWTIRKNTTAPKAAAVIHNDFEKGFIRAEVIGYEDFITCGGEAKAKEAGKMRLEGKEYIVQDGDVMHFRFNV; this is encoded by the coding sequence ATGGGACTTAGCATCGGACTCGTAGGACTCCCCAACGTCGGAAAATCGACTACTTTCAACGCGCTGACCAAAGCGCAGAACGCCGAAGCGGCGAACTATCCGTTCTGTACAATCGAGCCGAACAAAGCGACCGTCCCCGTTCCCGATGTCCGTCTGGACGAACTGGCCAAAATCGTCAATCCCGAACGGATCCAGCACTCCACCCTCGATTTCGTCGACATCGCCGGACTCGTCAAAGGGGCGAGCAAAGGTGAGGGGCTGGGGAACAAGTTCCTCTCCAACATCCGCGAAACCGAAGTGATTCTGCAGATCGTCCGCTGTTTCGACGATGAGAACATCGTCCATACCGAAGGGCGCATCGATCCGCTGCAGGACGTTGAAATCATCGAAAACGAACTGATCTTCGCCGACATCGAGGTCCTCACCAACCGGATCGAACGGCTCAAAAAACAGGCCAAAAACGATAAAGAAGCCGCCGCGATGGTGGAGTTTGCCGAAGAACTCGCCGAGTTCCTTGCCGAAGGAAACCTCGCCCGCAACTTCCCCAAAGCCGACAGCGAAATGTTCGAAAAACTCAACTCCGAAGTACGCATGCTCAGCGCCAAAGAGATCATGTACGGCGCCAATGTCGACGAAGACGGCCTGAGCGAGGACAACGACTACGTCGTACGCCTCCGCGAACACGCCGCGAAAAACGGGTGCGAAGTGATCAAACTCTGTGCCAAAATCGAAGAGGAACTTGTCGGGATGGAAGACGATGAACGTAACGAGTTTCTGCGCGACATGGGCGTCGAGGAATCGGGTCTCGAGCAGATCATCCGCAAAGGGTTCGACAAACTGGGGCTGATGAGCTACTTCACCGCTGGGGTCAAAGAGGTACGCGCCTGGACGATCCGCAAAAATACCACCGCCCCCAAAGCGGCCGCCGTCATCCACAACGACTTCGAAAAAGGGTTTATCCGCGCCGAGGTGATCGGTTATGAGGACTTCATCACCTGCGGAGGCGAAGCCAAAGCAAAAGAAGCGGGAAAAATGCGCTTGGAGGGGAAAGAGTATATCGTGCAAGACGGTGACGTCATGCACTTCCGTTTCAACGTTTAA
- a CDS encoding leucyl aminopeptidase encodes MTVRLASQPLDLIDAGLCLEFLTQPQLENHPQRPLLEQAGFKAETDQICTLHERGLMVYGIADTSSETLRSAMAAAVKAAMGYNYASLKLAQYGKEAFSALIEGAVLGSYRFDAYKSDPKPSALSEIVFSNENGDGSVLDADALEKILRETLIIAEATNFVRDLVNQTPYDMTPQAMAVAAEMLAKSHGLECTILDPNGLEDEKMFAMLSVGRASVNPPRLIHLAYKPKNPKKTITLVGKGLTYDSGGLSLKAATSMVTMKMDKAGACAVMGMIKAISELRLDIEVHGFIGAVENMIGGNAYKPDDVLRAKNGKTIEVRNTDAEGRLVLADVLGYAQANVKADYLFDYATLTGACMVALGPYTTGVMGHNEALKQGFVAAGAEAGEYCGVLPFNRHLKKLIKSDIADVCNVSSKPYGGAITAALFLDNFIDEDMKDKWVHFDIAGSAYTESAWDVHTYGGTGAGVRMTLEWILKNC; translated from the coding sequence TGTACCCTGCACGAACGCGGGTTGATGGTGTACGGCATTGCCGACACCTCTTCCGAAACGCTCCGTTCGGCGATGGCGGCGGCGGTTAAAGCGGCCATGGGATACAACTACGCTTCGCTCAAACTCGCCCAATACGGCAAAGAAGCGTTTTCGGCCCTGATCGAAGGGGCCGTCCTGGGAAGCTACCGTTTCGATGCGTACAAATCCGATCCCAAACCCTCCGCACTCTCCGAAATCGTTTTCTCCAACGAAAACGGCGACGGTTCGGTCCTCGATGCCGATGCACTCGAAAAAATTCTGCGCGAAACCCTCATCATCGCCGAGGCGACGAATTTCGTCCGCGACCTGGTCAACCAGACCCCTTACGACATGACCCCCCAAGCCATGGCGGTAGCCGCCGAAATGCTGGCAAAAAGCCACGGTCTTGAATGCACGATCCTCGATCCAAACGGCCTCGAAGACGAAAAAATGTTCGCGATGCTCAGCGTCGGCCGCGCATCGGTCAACCCTCCACGGCTGATCCACCTCGCCTACAAACCCAAAAACCCGAAAAAAACGATCACCCTCGTGGGCAAAGGGCTCACTTACGACAGCGGCGGTCTGAGCCTCAAAGCGGCGACGTCGATGGTGACGATGAAAATGGACAAAGCCGGAGCCTGTGCCGTCATGGGGATGATCAAAGCGATCAGTGAACTCCGTCTCGACATCGAAGTGCACGGCTTCATCGGCGCGGTCGAAAACATGATCGGCGGAAACGCTTACAAACCCGACGACGTCCTGCGCGCCAAAAACGGCAAAACGATCGAAGTGCGCAACACCGACGCCGAAGGGCGTCTGGTCCTCGCTGACGTACTGGGGTACGCACAGGCGAACGTCAAAGCCGACTACCTCTTCGATTACGCGACCCTCACGGGGGCGTGCATGGTCGCGCTCGGCCCCTATACGACCGGAGTGATGGGACACAATGAAGCGCTGAAACAGGGCTTCGTCGCAGCCGGCGCGGAAGCCGGTGAATACTGCGGCGTCCTCCCTTTCAACCGCCACCTCAAAAAACTGATCAAAAGCGACATCGCCGACGTGTGCAACGTCTCCTCCAAACCTTACGGCGGAGCGATCACGGCAGCCCTCTTCCTCGACAACTTCATCGATGAGGATATGAAAGACAAATGGGTCCACTTCGACATTGCCGGCTCGGCGTATACCGAAAGCGCATGGGACGTCCATACCTACGGCGGAACGGGTGCGGGAGTGCGAATGACGCTGGAGTGGATTCTCAAAAACTGCTGA